CGCCGTTCTTTCGTTCTCCTTCGAAGACGAGCGTCGTGCCCGCATCGTCGAGCGAAGCGTCCGCCCCGAGGTCGGACAGATCGCCGGTGACCGGACAACGGCGTCCCTCGACCGCGAGGGGGAGACCGTGACGGTGACCGTCTCGGCCGACGATCTGGTCGCGCTCCGGGCCGGGATCAACACCTGGTCGACGCTGGTCTCGGTCGGCGAGCGGGCCGACGCGGTCGCGACTGGCCGATACTGACATCGCCGATACCCTTATTTGACGCTTCGTCTAGACCCCGGTATGTTCGCGAATCCGTCGTCCGCGGTGTCGGCGACGTTCGTCAGAGGGGGACACCGATGAGTCGGGCGATGCGACACGAGGGGGACTGGTGGGTCGATCCGGACCATCGGGGCGAATGGCCCGAACCCGAGGACATCTCGGACGCTATTCTGGACACGCTGACGGACCTGCTGTACGTGTTCGACCGCTCGGGCCGGCTCGTCGACTGGAACGCGCAGTGTCGCGAGGTGCTGGGGTACAGCGACGCCGAACTCGCGGAGATCGATCCGCTGACGGTAATCGCAGAACGCGACCGCGACCGGGTGGCGGCCGCGCTCGATCGCGTCGCCGACGGCGAGGAGACGACGATCGAGGTCCACCTCGAAACCGCGGACGGGCGTGAGATTCCACACGAACTCACCGCCGCACCGCTGTACGACGACGGCGAGGTGTGGGCGCTCGTCGGGACGGCCCGGGACGTGAGAGAGCGGAGGGAACGCGAGCGGGACCTCTCGCAGTACAAGTCGCTGCTGGAGACGCTCGGCGACGGCGTCTACGCCCTCGACGAGGACCTGCGGGTCGCGAAAGTCAACGACGCCATGACCGAACTGGCCGGCTACGACCGCGAGGAGATGCTGGGGATGCACTTCTCCGAGTTCATGGACGCCGAGACCGTCGACCGAAGCAGGCGTCTGGCCAGCGCCATGCGAGAGGCAGACCGGACGGTCGAGACCATCGAGTACGACCTCGTCCGGAGAGATGGGAGTCGCCTCCCCGTCGAGGGGCGGTTCTCGTTGCTCTCCGACGAGGGGTACGCGACGATCGGCCTCGTCCGCGATATCAGCGACCGCAAGGAGCGCGAGCGGGACCTCAGGCGGTACAAGTCGCTCCTGGAGACCATCGGCGACGGGGTCTACGTCGCCGACGACGACCGCTACGTCCGGAAGGTCAACGACGCGATGCTGGAGATGGTCGGTGTCGACCGCGAGGACGTGCTGGGACGACACGTCTCGGAATACCTCGACGCGGAGACGAACGAAATCGCCCGCAAGCGGTCGGACGCGCTCAAGGCTGGCGAAGACGTGCCCACGACCATGGAGTTCGACCTCCACTGCCCGGACGGGAGGCAAATTCCGGTCGAGGGGCGGTTCGGGCTGGTCGACGACGGTGAGTACTCGACCATCGGCCTGATCCGGGACGTGACCGAGCGCATCGAGCGCGAGCGCGAACTCGAACGCTACGAGACGATCCTCGAGACGGTGGGCGACGCCGTCTACGTCATGGGTGACGATCTGCGGCTGAAGGAGGCCAACGACACGCTCGCAGAGCTGTTCGGACGCGATCCCGACGCGATTCTGGGCGCACACCTCTCGGAGTTCGTCACCGAGGAGACGGCCCAGAAGGGAGTCAGAGCCCGCCGGGAACTGGCCGAACGGGACGAGAAGGCGGTCGCGACGATTCAGGGGACTGCCCTCGACGGCGACGGCGAGGAGTTCCCCATCGAAGTCCGGTTCATGCCGCTCGAAGGCGACCTCGCTGCGCTGGGGCTGATCCGGGACATCAGCGACCGCAGGGAACGTGCGGAACTGCTCGAACAGCTCCACCGTGGCACCCGGGAACTGATGGCCGCCGAAACTCACTGTGAAGTCGCCGAGACGGCCGCGGACGTCTCACAGCGACACTTCCAGTTCGCGACGACGAGCGTCCGGCTGTTGACCGACGACGGTCGGCTCGAATCCGTCGTGGTCGAGACCGACGACGACCGGTTCGACGAGACGTTCCCGACCTACGACGTGGGTGAGGGAGTCGTCGGTGAGGCCTACGAACGCGGCGAGCCGGTCGTCGTCGACGACTTGCGCGACATCGACACCGAGTACGACTACGGACCGGGTCGGAGCGCGCTCCTGCTCCCCATCGAGGGGTACGGGATGCTCAACATCGGGGCGACCGAGCCGGCGGCCTTCGACGAGACACACCGCGAACTCGGGCGGCTGTTCGCGGCGGACGTGGAGTCAGCGTTCCGGCGGGCCGACCGCGAGGAGGAGTTACGGGAGCGCACGGAGGAACTCCAGCGCTACGAGACGCTGGTCGAGACGATGAGCGACGGCGTCTACATGACCGACGAGAACCACGAGCTGCGGATGGTCAACGGGGCGGCCCGGGAGAAACTCGGGTTCGATCCCGCGGAGGTCGACGGCATGGACATACGGATGTTTGGTGACGAGAACGTCGTCACGAAGGCCAGACAGCACCGCGAGGAGATGCTCGCCGGCGAGCGCTCGGTGGGAACGGTCGAGGGGACGCTCCGATCGGTCTACGGCGAGGAGACGCCAGTCGAGAACCGGTTTTCGTTGCTCCCACTGGACGACGGCGAGTTCGCGGGCACCGTCGGCGTCGTCCGCGACATCACGGAGCGCAAGGAGAGCGAGCGCCGACTCCGGACCCAGCGCGACGAACTGGAGACGCTGAACCGGATCAACGAACTCGTCCAGGAGACGATCGGCGCGCTCGCCACGGCCGCGACGGCCGAGGAGATCGAGGAGACCGTCTGTGAGCGACTGGGTGGCTCCTCGCTCTACCGCTTTGCCTTCACGGGTGTGCGCCGTCCGAGCGAGGCGTTCGTCGAACCGAAAGCCCGGGCCGGCGACGGAGAGGGATACCTGGATCGCGTCGAGATTCCAGTCGATTCAGAGCACGAGCGGTCCGGTCCCGTCGCCGAGACCTTCGGCTCCGGCGAGGTGACTGTCGTCCACGACGTGGAGTCGGACCCGCTGTTCGAGTCGTTCCGCGAACCGGCGCTAGATCATGGCTTCCGGTCGGTCGCGGCCATCCCCTTCACCCACCGGACGGTGACACACGGTGTGCTGGTGGTGTACGCCGACCGGCCGGGAGCGTTCAGCGACCGCGAGATCAAGGCCTTCGAGGTGCTGGGCGAGATGGTCGGGTTCGCGATCTCCGCCACGCAGAACCGCCAGCTCATCGAGTCCGACGTGCCCGTCGAGATGACGCTCGAACTGGAGGAACCGGACACGTTCTTCGGAACCGTCTCGACGGAACTGGACTGTACCTGCCGCCTCCTCGGCTCGACGAAATCATCCGGTGGCGACCGGCTCCACTACGTCGCCGTCACCGCGCCGCCCGCGGACGTGCAGGCGCTGGCCGACGACCCGGAAACCCCGACTCCCGCGTCACTCCGACTGGTCACGGAGAACGACGACCACGCCGTCTTCGAGGCGCAGGTCGAACCGTCGATAACGTCGGTCCTGTTCGAGTCCGGCGTCGAACCCGCCGCGGTCGAGGCCGAGGGCGGCGAGGTGACGGTCGAGGCGGCCGCCCCTCGCGGATTCGACATCCGGGAGCTGACCGAACGGCTCGACGAGCGGTTCGGCGACGCCACGCTCGCGGCCAAACGCGAAGGTGACGGCTGGCCCGAGTCGTCGACCGATCCCTGTGAGGGCGTCGACGACAAACTCACCGACCGGCAGCGCTCGGCGCTGTCGGCGGCGTACTTCGGTGGCTACTTCGACTGGCCGCGCGACAGCACCGCCGAGGAAGTCGCGGACGCGCTGGGTATCGCCTCGCCGACTTTCCACCAGCACCTCCGACACGCCGAGCGGAAACTGCTCTCGACGTACTTCGACGACGGGCGGACCTAGACAGCTAGGTACGCATATCATGCGGGATGGTGTACGAGCATTGTGTGAAGCCTCCATGAGAGACGACAATCAGTCCGACCGATCGGTGAGGTCCCCGAGTTCGACGAACCCGCTCGGGACGAACCGCGCGGTTGTGACGCCCTCCATCGACGACGTCTTCGACCTCCTCTCGAACGACTGTCGCCGTCGTGTCTGTCTGTTCCTCCGGCAGTCAGCGGTCGAAGTCGCGACGCTGTCCGATCTGGTCGAGGCGCTCGCGTCCGAGGCCTCGGAGGAAGAACGCGACCGGCTCGCCATCAACCTCCACCATCGGCACCTGCCGAAACTCGACGATGCAGGTATCGTCGAGTACGATCCGCGGAGCAACACCGCACGCTACTGGGGCCAGCCGACAGTCGAGAAGTGGGCCGAACACGTCGAGGCCGTCGACGAGGAGCCACAGGCCGAATCCTGAGCGGTCGGTCGGTCCGCTTTTCCGCCCGGTCCCCGCCGCCCTCCGGTCTTCGCTGACGCCGTCTCCCGGGGACCGACGGAACCGTCGACGCCGGCGCTGGAGTGGTGAGATGCGTGGGTTTTTCACTCCGGATGCCGAGGGTCCGGGTATGCAGGGTAATCTGCCGCCGGAAGCACAGGAGAAAATCGAGGAGCTACAGGATCTGCAGGAGACAGCCCAGCAGGTCGCCGCCCAGAAACAGCAGGCCGAGACACAGCTGACCGAGTCCCAGACCGCGCTCGAAGAGCTCGACGACGTGGACGAGGACACCACCATGTACCGCGAGGTCGGCGAACTGCTCGTCAAGACCGAATACGGCGAAGCCAAAGACGACCTCGAGGAGTCCGTCGAGAGCCTCGAAGTCCGCGTCGACACGCTCGAAAAGCAGGAAGAGCGCGTTCAGGAGCAGTTCGAGGAACTCCAGCAGGAGCTCCAGCAGCTGCTCGGCGGCGCGGGCGGCGGTGGCGGCCCGATGGGTCCCGGTGCCGGCGGCGCGTAGAATGGGCGAACCCACCGACGAGGACGTCGTGGAGACGGCCGCCGACGCCGCGGAGGGGCTCGTCTTCTCCCGCTACAAACAGTCCGAAGTCACCGACCTCGACGTGACCGTCACGTTCGAGGACGGGGTACTCGAAGTGGACGTCTACCTCAACGCACCTTCGGACACCCGCGATCCCGAACGGATCGCCGACGACGCGGCCCTCGCGGCACGGTCCGCCGTCGACGACCTGTTCGAGGACTAATTTTTCAGGACGCGTCGCTCCCGCCGCGTCTGGCGACCGCGGCACGCGCGACCACGTACGCGACGACGACGAACACCATCGAGCCAAGCGTGTATGGGGCCACCGACGTGACGTAGCTCACCAGCCCGCCGATCAGTGACCCGCTTTCGGCCTCGCTGGGTGCGGAACCGTTCGCCGCCGTGGTATTCGTCGTCCCGGGTGTGTCGGTCGCCGTCGCCGTGGGCGGTGACTGGGGCGTGTCCTCGGGCGTCGCGGTCGGCGGCTGTGCCGTGTCCGGCTCGGGGGTGGCCGTCGGCTCCGGGGTCGCGCGGGGTTCGATTACGAGTGATCCCGACAGCGACTGGTCGCTCCCGGCGAGGCGGACGGTGTAGGGGTACTCGCCCGGGGGCAGCGAGGGGCGTGCGCCGTCGAAGGCGACCGACCGGTTCCGTTCGGGGGTGACGGAGACCGAGCGGTTGCCCCAGCGATCGCCGTCGACGGTGAGCAGGACGCGGCCCGTCCCGTCGGCGACGCCGTCGTTCCCGACGGTCGCGGACAGCCCTCCCAGCCGCTCGCCCTCCGTGATCGTCAGGTTCCGCGTGGCGTCGAGCAACCGGAGTTCCGCCGGGTTGTCGGGGTCGGCGGCGATGACGACGGGTCGACGGTCGACCAGCCGGTTGCGCAGGAACAGTTCGGCCTCCACCGGGTACTGGGGGTCGAGTTCGGCGAAGCTGACGGGCGGGGTCCGGAAGGTGCCGTCGGCGTCGATGGACACGTCGTCGATGGTGATCTTGGTCGGCGGCGGCCCGTCACGGGAGATGAGCTGGATCTCGACGTCTGTCCCGGGCGCGTAGGTGGTCGTACCAGTGAGCCGGTACCGCCCGTTCTCGCCGACGATCAACTCCCCGTCGTCGGTCAGCTGATCCTGGCTGTACTCGATGCGTGGCTCGACGACGGTGAACGTCGTCGTCGACTCGACGGTCGTCTCGTCGCTGTCGAAGTAGGGGTACTGTTCGCTCCGGTCCTCGACCTCCGAGCGGGCGGTGAACGGACCCGGCAACCCGCTCCCGGACGGGAAGCGGTACTCCCGGTTTGCGCTGCCCTCGAACTCGAAGGTCACCCTGAACCGGTCGCCGGGGGCCGATCGCTGCCCGAACCAGGTGCCCCCAGAGGTGTCGATGACCATCGAGAACGACTCCTCGTCGTCGGACACGTCGACGAACAGATCCTGTGCGTTCGCCTCGTCGAACGTAACCTGCTCGGTCTCCTGGTTCACGCCGGGGTTCAGGTGTTCGACGGTGACGTTGACGCCTTCGGGGTAGTCGAGCAGCGTCCGGAGTTTGTCGAGGCCGTCGCCGTCGATGGTCGCGAGGGTGCCGCGGAATCCGGCGGTCGAGAAGCCGCTGATCCGCACGCGGTCGCCGACCGCGACCCGGTTCCGGTCGGTCGCGGGCGTGAACTCCCCGTCGGCCGCTCCCTTGGGCGCGACGCTCCGTTCGAGGTCGCCCTCGAAACTCGGCGTCGTCAGTCTGAGGTTCGAGCGGTCGAGGGGGTTCTCCAGGTAGGGGACGCCGTCGTCGCCGAGGACGAGCGACTCGTTCGCGCCCGCCAGCAACCGGTAGCGGGCGGGCTGGACTGGTCGCGGGAGTCGCGTAATGCCGACTTCGCCTTCGAACTCGGCGAGCGTCCCGGCGATTTCGTCGCCGTCCTCGTCGACGAACCGGAATCCGGAGAACTCCGAGGTGTCCTCTGGCGCGGTGTCGGGACCGTACTTCTGGGCGTAACTCACGACACCACCGGAGTAGGCCGACCGGTCAGTGCCGAGCAGTCGCGTGTTGACGGTGAAGGTCGTGCCCCCGCCGGGCACGTAGAGCAGGTCGAGGAAGTTTCGGTTCGAGGGGGAATCGACCGTCCTGTCACCGCCCACGAGGAGGTAGCCGCCGCAACTGGTCGATATCTCGACCGTATCGCCGGCCACGCCCTCGAACGTGTCCGGGCCGAAACAGTCCTCCTGCTGGGCGACCGCCGACAGTTCGGCGTCGACGGGAGCCGCGACGGCCGTCCCCGGTCCGGTGGCTCCCGCGGCCGGGCCGGCGACCGCGAGCAGGCACACGCACGCGAGGACACCGCCGAGGAGCCAGCGCGACGGTCGGCTGGCCGTGGGCCTCGCGTGATCCGGTTCTGGAGGGTGCATCGTCGGGTTCCCGGCGGACGCCGCCGTTTCCCGACGCTCGGACCGGCCGCGGCTTAAAACGTCCCGTCGGGTTATCAGATTCGGTAACTACGCGATGGCGAACAGGAAGGCGGAGATGGCGAGGACGGCGACGATGACGGCTGCGGCGAGGGTTGCGCCCATGGAGATCATCGCGTTGGCGTGGGAGGCGAGCGTCTCGGTGCGGTCGTTGCCGAAGACGGTGACCCTGGCGCGCTGTTCGGCCATGCCTGCCTCGACCGGTTCGAGGTCGTCGGTCGCCTGCTCGACCAGTTCCGTCA
This Halorientalis sp. IM1011 DNA region includes the following protein-coding sequences:
- a CDS encoding PAS domain S-box protein produces the protein MRHEGDWWVDPDHRGEWPEPEDISDAILDTLTDLLYVFDRSGRLVDWNAQCREVLGYSDAELAEIDPLTVIAERDRDRVAAALDRVADGEETTIEVHLETADGREIPHELTAAPLYDDGEVWALVGTARDVRERRERERDLSQYKSLLETLGDGVYALDEDLRVAKVNDAMTELAGYDREEMLGMHFSEFMDAETVDRSRRLASAMREADRTVETIEYDLVRRDGSRLPVEGRFSLLSDEGYATIGLVRDISDRKERERDLRRYKSLLETIGDGVYVADDDRYVRKVNDAMLEMVGVDREDVLGRHVSEYLDAETNEIARKRSDALKAGEDVPTTMEFDLHCPDGRQIPVEGRFGLVDDGEYSTIGLIRDVTERIERERELERYETILETVGDAVYVMGDDLRLKEANDTLAELFGRDPDAILGAHLSEFVTEETAQKGVRARRELAERDEKAVATIQGTALDGDGEEFPIEVRFMPLEGDLAALGLIRDISDRRERAELLEQLHRGTRELMAAETHCEVAETAADVSQRHFQFATTSVRLLTDDGRLESVVVETDDDRFDETFPTYDVGEGVVGEAYERGEPVVVDDLRDIDTEYDYGPGRSALLLPIEGYGMLNIGATEPAAFDETHRELGRLFAADVESAFRRADREEELRERTEELQRYETLVETMSDGVYMTDENHELRMVNGAAREKLGFDPAEVDGMDIRMFGDENVVTKARQHREEMLAGERSVGTVEGTLRSVYGEETPVENRFSLLPLDDGEFAGTVGVVRDITERKESERRLRTQRDELETLNRINELVQETIGALATAATAEEIEETVCERLGGSSLYRFAFTGVRRPSEAFVEPKARAGDGEGYLDRVEIPVDSEHERSGPVAETFGSGEVTVVHDVESDPLFESFREPALDHGFRSVAAIPFTHRTVTHGVLVVYADRPGAFSDREIKAFEVLGEMVGFAISATQNRQLIESDVPVEMTLELEEPDTFFGTVSTELDCTCRLLGSTKSSGGDRLHYVAVTAPPADVQALADDPETPTPASLRLVTENDDHAVFEAQVEPSITSVLFESGVEPAAVEAEGGEVTVEAAAPRGFDIRELTERLDERFGDATLAAKREGDGWPESSTDPCEGVDDKLTDRQRSALSAAYFGGYFDWPRDSTAEEVADALGIASPTFHQHLRHAERKLLSTYFDDGRT
- a CDS encoding DUF3194 domain-containing protein → MGEPTDEDVVETAADAAEGLVFSRYKQSEVTDLDVTVTFEDGVLEVDVYLNAPSDTRDPERIADDAALAARSAVDDLFED
- a CDS encoding prefoldin subunit beta, translated to MQGNLPPEAQEKIEELQDLQETAQQVAAQKQQAETQLTESQTALEELDDVDEDTTMYREVGELLVKTEYGEAKDDLEESVESLEVRVDTLEKQEERVQEQFEELQQELQQLLGGAGGGGGPMGPGAGGA
- a CDS encoding KEOPS complex subunit Pcc1, with the protein product MARAHDAVLSFSFEDERRARIVERSVRPEVGQIAGDRTTASLDREGETVTVTVSADDLVALRAGINTWSTLVSVGERADAVATGRY